The following are encoded together in the Vanrija pseudolonga chromosome 7, complete sequence genome:
- the BSC6_1 gene encoding Bypass of stop codon protein 6 produces MSVGLRGNSSLSSKERDPDHVVVSTFPVLAMSSQVAPLPAAGDAPHADATSVKDEQNLAVADTESQATQQAVDHTHHTSYIFERLRRDMPAPSKMRQHAIYGALMLSMLLCGWNEGSTGPLIPRLQEYYHINYLVMSLVYTTMFVGAMIGGLSNIWITDRIGFGLICPLGALSQSIAYLLMGTGGPYGLFLTAFVFNGFGLAVQDAQVNNLTTRLPHAHTKMSFVQACFGLGGMVSPFISTPFAAHVKDVYRYYFVAMGIGLIAMVLMLLAFDRRTEEQLVGKLDIAAIEGRKEEVVELPVVEKKEDVPEESNHDRAIRLAQTGTVGEAGLAGDAVVAATGTGDAETAPKAKVTSGEKMKRMLTTPTVYALMAWSFVYIGVEVSISGWLTTYLVRERGANANAGFAVTGFWGGMTVGRVVLIPFTNKVGYQFSIYFYSLIAIALEFIIWYTKSVVGNSICFAFVGFFMGPVYPVALIKLSEILDDDIRGGVMGMMGSMGGAGAAAVPFITGAVSDRFGIWTLQPIGVSMIGAYILLWMMVPRHKIGSKK; encoded by the exons ATGTCGGTCGGTTTGCGAGGCAACAGCAGTTTATCCTCAAAAGAGCGGGATCCCGACCATGTTGTCGTCTCCACATTCCCAGTACTAGCCATGTCGTCGCAAGTGGCCCCGCTgcccgcggcgggcgacgccCCACACGCCGATGCCACCAGCGTCAAGGACGAGCAGAACCTCGCTGTGGCCGACACCGAGAGCCAGGCGACGCAGCAGGCGGTAGACCACACCCACCATACCAGCTACATCTTtgagcggctgcggcgggatatgccggcgccgagcaagATGCGCCAGCATGCCATCTA TGGCGCACTCATGCTCTCCATGCTGTTGTGTGGCTGGAACGAGGGGTCCACCGGCCCGCTCATCCCCCGCCTGCAAGAGTACTACCAC ATCAACTACCTCGTCATGTCGCTCGTCTACACGACCATGTTTGTCGGCGCAATGATCGGCGGCCTGAGTAACATCTGGATCACGGACAGGATTGGCTTTGGACTC ATctgccccctcggcgccctctcCCAGTCGATCGCGTACCTGCTCATGGGTACCGGCGGCCCGTACGGCCTCTTCCTCACCGCTTTCGTGTTCAACGGCTTCGGTCTCGCAGTGCAGGACGCGCAGGTCAACAACCTCACCACTCGGTTgccgcacgcacacaccaAGATGTCGTTTGTGCAGGCGTGtttcggcctcggcggcatggtCTCACCGTTCATCTCCACCCCGTTCGCCGCCCACGTCAAGGACGTGTACCGCTACTACTTTGTCGCCATGGGCATCGGACTGATCGCCATGGTGCTCATGCTCCTCGCGTTCGACAGGCgcaccgaggagcagctcgtcggcaagctcgacattgccgccatcgagggcaggaaggaggaggtggtcgagctgcccgtcgtcgagaagaaggaggacgtGCCTGAGGAGTCAAACCACGACAGGGCGATCCGCCTTGCGCAGAccggcaccgtcggcgaggcgggtcTGGCTGGCgatgctgttgttgctgctaCTGGCACTGGTGACGCTGAGAccgcgcccaaggccaaggttACCTCGGGCGAGAAGATGAAGCGCATGTTGACAACCCCGACCGTGTATGCCCTCATGGCATGGTCCTTTGTTTAC ATTGGCGTCGAGGTCTCCATCTCTGGATGGCTTACCACGTACCTCGTGCGCGAGCGTGGTGCAAACGCCAATGCCGGCTTTGCTGTCACCGGCTTCTGGGGCGGCATGACtgtcggccgtgtcgtcctcATCCCGTTCACCAACAAGGTCGGCTACCAGTTCTCCATCTACTTCTA cTCCCTTATTGCCATTGCCCTCGAGTTTATCATCTGGTACACCAAGTCGGTGGTCGGCAACTCGATCTGCTTTGCGTTTGTCGGCTTCTTCATGGGGCCAGTGTACCCCGTGGCGCTCATCAAGCTGTCCGAGATCCTTGACGACGACATCCGCGGAGGCGTCATGGGCATGATGGGCAGCATGGGCGGTGCAGGTGCCGCCGCGGTGCCGTTCATCACTGGTGCCGTGTCGGACCGCTTCGGCATCTGGACGCTTCAGCCCATCGGCGTGAGCATGATCGGCGCCTACATCCTCCTTTGGATGATGGTCCCGCGCCACAAGATCGGCAGCAAGAAGTAG